A segment of the Nostoc sp. TCL26-01 genome:
AGTCGATTATCGCATTCACAAAGGTTATGTTAACCTGCTGACTTGGCAAAAAACTGTAATTCAGTTTTGCGTATTTATTGTTTTGGGATTGACTCTAGCCGCAACTGTAGATGGTAGGGTTTCTCTGGGTAATTTTGTCATGACTTTAACTCTTTCTAGCATGGCATATGCGGAATTAGAACCAATTAGTACCCTGGGAGAAGTTTTTGCCCGTCGTTATTCGTCTATGATCCGGTTTCATGAGTTTTTACAAGAACCCGTCAGCGATGATGCAGCCAGTGTTTTAGACAAAGATGATTTAATAGCATCACCTTATAAATTTACTGGCAAAGTTGAGTTTTCTCATCTGAGTTTTGGTTATGATCCTCACCGCAAAGTGTTAGAAGATATCAACTTGTTGATTGAACCGTATCAGACGGTGGCGTTAGTAGGACGTTCTGGTTCTGGTAAGTCTACCTTAGTTAAACTCCTGTTGCGTTATTTTGAACCACAATCGGGACAAATTCTGATTGATGGACAAGATATTCGCACCTTGAACGTAGGTAAGTATAGACGACGGCTGGCGATCGTTCACCAAGAAGTAGACGTTTTTAACGGTACTGTCTTAAGTAATTTGACATATGGTAGACCTGATGCTACCTTTGCCGAGGTGCAAGAAGCCTGTCGGATTGCCAGAGTTGATGAAGTAGTCCAACAACTACCCCAAGGTTATTACACTGTGGTTGGGGAACGTGGTGTGAGATTGTCTGGTGGACAAAGACAGCGTTTAGGAATTGCTAGAGCCTTGCTAGTAGAACCAGATGTGCTGATTTTTGACGAGGCTACCTCTAGTCTAGATTACGAGTCAGAACGGGCAATTCAATTAGCGATGCGATCAATTCAAGGAACTTGTACCACAATCGTTATTGCTCACCGTTTAAGTACAGTCCGGGAAGCAGATCAGATTGTCGTCCTCGATCAAGGAAAGATTGTGGAAGTCGGTAGCCACGACGAACTCTTACGTCATGAAGGCATTTACCGTCGCCTCCACTCCCTGCAAGAAACTGGAGAACTGATCAGTTGATAGAACTTACGCAGTGTAACTAAGTGTCAATAGTCAATGGTCAATGGTCAATGGTCAATAGTCAATGGTCAATAGTCAATGGTCAATAGTCAATGGTCAATAGTCAATTGACTTTGGACTGTTGACCAAATCAGTTACCAGTTAATCAACAAAAATCTTGGTACAAGCCCCCTTTCCGTTACCAGTTAATCAACGTTCACTGTTCACTGTTTACTATGCCACCCTCTTTTATGGTTTTTTAGTTCAGACCGTAAGTTCTAGTTAATTATTAGCAACAGGGTTCTGCCACAAACTCTGTTGCTCTCAGCAAAAAACTTTTCTTTTCCCCTTGCAATTTCCAAAATAGGCTGTTAATATTGTAAATCGTGGGACACACGGGTCGGTGTCCGAGTGGTTAATGGAGACGGACTGTAAATCCGTTGGTTTGCGCCTACGCTGGTTCAAATCCAGCCCGGCCCACCTGCAATTTTAGATTTTGAATTTTATTCAAGTTCAAAATCTAGAATTATCAAAAAATTCGCCCGTGTGGCTCAGTGGTAGAGCACACCCTTGGTAAGGGTGAGGTCACGAGTTCAATCCTCGTCACGGGCTTTCTGATTAATGGATTTGGTAGATAGTTTTATGCAACTAATAATTTAAGACTGTCATAAACCTGTCCTAAAGAATAATACATTATTACCAACTCTTCAGAGAGACGTTGCATTGTAACGTCTCTAGATAACTTATATGTATCATGATTAACGTGAAATGCTCTGAGACTCTGCACTTCATACCTTTTTTTGACACAGCTAGTCTATAAACTTTACACAAGTTAGCCAAGACGATGAGGGCGATCGCTCGTTACACTGATAAACGGTAATGAGTGGGAAGTGGCTAATGGGGAAATAGGAAGTAATTAACTTCTGACTTCTCATGCCCAAATTTGATAACTTAAAAATGTAAAACGCTTATGAAGCTTCGTTTATATATGCTGATAGGCTTTTTTCTTAGCCTCCTTTTGAGTATCTTGCCTGTAGCGGGTAGTTTCACCAATGCAGCAACACCTACACCCACGGTTGCACCTGTATCTGGTCTGTCCTTGACTCAAGGAGTACGTAAAAATTTATTAGATAATGGTTTAACAGTTCTTACCAAAGAAGTACATACAGCGCCAGTGGTGAGTGTGCAGGTTTGGTACAAAGTCGGCTCACGGAATGAAAAAAAGGGAGAGAATGGCATTTCTCACC
Coding sequences within it:
- a CDS encoding ABC transporter ATP-binding protein — translated: MAKFGDILNYFRPDWKLSLFSITASCIYEIVDLVVPYAIGQILNVLSNQPLDKPLTRAIAFFADLTNYPVSKSLSLGVLLGLIFLVTVVKAPTQPWLTSWFHWDIALRSRRNKTQTTIEKILTLPLEFYDVNNPGRISGRVARGIANHTWSYPEMAGQLIPKLFRVLGIFVFILVIEWRIAILYLISFVVILGFSLRKLQRLIWHESKLDKYSEDTESRTSELITNIKTVKAFATETKELKRQTVRLNREIKVVDYRIHKGYVNLLTWQKTVIQFCVFIVLGLTLAATVDGRVSLGNFVMTLTLSSMAYAELEPISTLGEVFARRYSSMIRFHEFLQEPVSDDAASVLDKDDLIASPYKFTGKVEFSHLSFGYDPHRKVLEDINLLIEPYQTVALVGRSGSGKSTLVKLLLRYFEPQSGQILIDGQDIRTLNVGKYRRRLAIVHQEVDVFNGTVLSNLTYGRPDATFAEVQEACRIARVDEVVQQLPQGYYTVVGERGVRLSGGQRQRLGIARALLVEPDVLIFDEATSSLDYESERAIQLAMRSIQGTCTTIVIAHRLSTVREADQIVVLDQGKIVEVGSHDELLRHEGIYRRLHSLQETGELIS